The genomic segment CCGTGTCAGTCAAGGTAAAATACAGACAGGACTGACATGGAGAAATTTAATTTTGACAAAGCAGTAAAAGATTTATTAGCAGGTAAAAAGATAGGTGGGAAAGATGGAGTATTAGCTCCATTAATTAAAGAATTGGTAGAAGCTGCACTTGAAGCAGAAATAGAATCTCATATTGCAGATGAAGTTTTAGAAGGTAAAAGAAATAGAAGAAACGGTTATAACAAGAAAACAGTTAAATCAACATCTGGAGAATTTGAATTAGCTACTCCAAGAGATAGAGAGGGTAGATTTGAGCCTCAAATAATAAAAAAACATCAAACAACGATAAGTGATGAAATAGAAGAGAAGATATTATCATTATATGCACTTGGAATGAGCTATA from the Lebetimonas sp. JH292 genome contains:
- a CDS encoding transposase; protein product: MEKFNFDKAVKDLLAGKKIGGKDGVLAPLIKELVEAALEAEIESHIADEVLEGKRNRRNGYNKKTVKSTSGEFELATPRDREGRFEPQIIKKHQTTISDEIEEKILSLYALGMSY